The following proteins are encoded in a genomic region of Roseisolibacter agri:
- a CDS encoding serine hydrolase domain-containing protein has translation MRPRSLVAAALLAPGLLRAQPATDSLAPAARAARIEHDLRSGAAVRGRPVERASLEARMRALGVPAVSIAVIDGGRVAWSRAYGMADVATGRRATTATLFQAASMSKPVASTAALQLVAEGKLTLDGDVNGSLRSWQVPASAASGGKPVTLRQLLTHTAGLTVHGFPGYAADSAVPTVVQVLNGERPANTAAVRVDTVPGTRWRYSGGGMTVMQLLLSDVTGKPFDALLDERVLEPAGMRRSTFSQPIAEAFLPDVATGYRRGGAPIPGLYHTYPEMAAAGLWTTPSDLGRWIVAIQRAHDGLSNGILPRPLAQAMLTPGLGNWGLGVGIEGTGDARRFAHGGANEGFRGQFVGYVTGGRGVVVMTNSDAGGALAVEMSAAVAREYGWPGLEPREIVPVAIDSTKLLEVAGRYAAADGGIFTASRDGDDLIVTTPTGRRVRLVATAADQFTMIEGGNVMRLERDAGGRVAALLLGPERYARQP, from the coding sequence ATGCGTCCCCGTTCACTCGTCGCCGCCGCCCTCCTCGCGCCCGGGCTGCTGCGCGCGCAGCCCGCGACCGACTCGCTGGCCCCGGCGGCCCGCGCCGCCCGCATCGAGCACGACCTGCGCTCGGGGGCCGCCGTGCGTGGCCGCCCCGTCGAGCGCGCGTCGCTGGAGGCCCGCATGCGCGCCCTGGGCGTGCCCGCGGTCAGCATCGCCGTGATCGACGGCGGGCGCGTGGCGTGGTCGCGCGCCTACGGCATGGCCGACGTCGCGACGGGTCGCCGGGCGACGACCGCGACGCTCTTCCAGGCGGCGTCGATGAGCAAGCCGGTGGCGTCGACCGCGGCGCTGCAGCTCGTGGCCGAGGGGAAGCTGACCCTCGACGGCGACGTCAACGGGTCGCTGAGGTCATGGCAGGTGCCGGCGAGCGCCGCGAGCGGCGGGAAGCCGGTGACGCTGCGGCAGCTGCTGACGCACACGGCGGGGCTGACGGTGCACGGCTTTCCGGGTTACGCGGCGGACAGCGCGGTGCCGACGGTGGTGCAGGTGCTGAACGGCGAGCGCCCGGCGAACACGGCGGCGGTGCGGGTGGACACCGTGCCCGGGACCCGCTGGCGCTACTCAGGTGGCGGGATGACGGTTATGCAGCTCCTGCTGAGCGACGTAACCGGCAAGCCGTTCGACGCGCTCCTCGACGAGCGGGTGCTCGAGCCCGCCGGGATGCGCCGCAGCACGTTCAGCCAGCCGATCGCCGAGGCCTTCCTCCCCGACGTCGCCACCGGCTACCGCCGTGGCGGCGCTCCCATCCCCGGGCTCTACCACACCTACCCCGAGATGGCGGCGGCCGGCCTCTGGACGACGCCGAGCGACCTCGGGCGGTGGATCGTCGCCATCCAGCGCGCCCACGACGGGCTCTCGAACGGCATCCTGCCGCGCCCCCTCGCCCAGGCGATGCTCACGCCCGGACTCGGCAACTGGGGCCTGGGCGTCGGCATCGAGGGAACGGGCGACGCGCGCCGCTTCGCGCACGGCGGCGCCAACGAGGGCTTCCGCGGGCAGTTCGTCGGCTACGTGACGGGCGGCCGTGGCGTGGTCGTGATGACCAACAGCGACGCCGGCGGCGCGCTCGCCGTCGAGATGAGCGCCGCGGTCGCGCGCGAGTACGGCTGGCCCGGCCTCGAGCCGCGCGAGATCGTGCCCGTGGCCATCGACTCGACGAAGCTGCTGGAGGTCGCGGGCCGCTACGCGGCGGCCGACGGCGGCATCTTCACCGCCAGCCGCGACGGCGACGATCTGATCGTCACGACGCCGACCGGACGCCGTGTGCGGCTCGTCGCGACCGCCGCCGACCAGTTCACGATGATCGAGGGCGGCAACGTGATGCGCTTGGAGCGCGACGCCGGCGGCCGCGTGGCCGCGCTGCTGCTCGGCCCCGAGCGCTACGCGCGGCAGCCGTGA
- a CDS encoding helicase C-terminal domain-containing protein, whose protein sequence is MLPASLPLSSDGRLSRPAAAAIRAAIALAGGREVCFACTLDEGGVVRSARVVARGDIKSVLALPGFAERGEMLVHNHPSGLLEPSGADLAVASRVYENGVGFGIVDNAATELYVVVEVPRAKATVDVDPDSIDNDLGPHGAIARRLRRYEDRPAQRAMASQIATLFNDGGVGLLEAGTGVGKSMGYLVPALRWAAANGERTIVSTNTINLQEQLVGKDLPFLAGALTDQKVRFALLKGWRNYLCLMRLEQARLGGTALFEAGMADELGQLEAWAERTSDGSIADLPTPPRPEVWDEVAAEPDLCQRMKCPHFDNCFLFKARREAAQADVIVVNHHLLLSDVAVRRAQQNWEDAAVLPAYKRLVVDEGHHLEDAAAAHLGTSVTRRALQRLFSRLDRRGKGLLGALVSRLAEKTDLLSVASLDLVQSRLIPAAHGARDKADLVFDLLQAWVEQQGQPVIRFGPDFARDPVWEAGLGGALTDLLADIELLHESLRLVRERLETDEKRAEQLAPLLGELRAVARRLAAAGDGLGRALQPDKARARKDGEKASREPEESVRWVELRGKEKNVVVTAVPLDLAPILREDLFKRVRTAVITSATLATRAQRRTSRHAVGDPSAMDPESFAFLASRLGITGPEFEPTTAVYPSPFDYARQALLVVPTDAPAPNVDGPAHFLHVVRHLLDTAAASDGGMFALFTSHRDVRQAAAELRARGADRRWPLLVHGEDTRDALLRRFRESGRAVLIGTASFWEGVDVPGDALRALLLAKLPFRVPTDPVTAAQCESIEARGGDSFRDYMLPHAALRLKQGFGRLVRTAHDRGVVVLADPRIVTKGYGRDLLEGLPPARRLAGPWARLRDEVDAFYAARRAAATDEAARDLAEV, encoded by the coding sequence GTGCTTCCCGCCTCGCTCCCGCTCTCCTCCGACGGCCGACTCAGCCGGCCCGCCGCCGCCGCGATCCGCGCCGCGATCGCGCTCGCCGGCGGCCGCGAGGTGTGCTTCGCGTGCACGCTCGACGAGGGCGGCGTGGTGCGCAGCGCGCGCGTCGTCGCGCGCGGCGACATCAAGAGCGTGCTGGCGCTGCCGGGCTTCGCCGAGCGGGGCGAGATGCTCGTGCACAACCATCCGAGCGGGCTGCTGGAGCCGTCGGGCGCCGATCTCGCGGTCGCGTCGCGCGTCTACGAGAACGGCGTCGGCTTCGGCATCGTCGACAACGCGGCGACGGAGCTCTACGTCGTCGTCGAGGTGCCGCGCGCGAAGGCGACCGTCGACGTCGATCCCGACAGCATCGACAACGATCTGGGCCCGCACGGCGCGATCGCGCGGCGGCTGCGGCGCTACGAGGATCGCCCCGCGCAGCGCGCGATGGCGTCGCAGATCGCGACGCTGTTCAACGACGGCGGCGTCGGCCTCCTCGAGGCGGGCACCGGGGTCGGCAAGTCGATGGGCTACCTCGTGCCCGCGCTGCGCTGGGCCGCCGCGAACGGCGAGCGCACCATCGTCAGCACGAACACGATCAACCTGCAGGAGCAGCTGGTCGGGAAGGACCTGCCGTTCCTCGCGGGCGCGCTCACCGACCAGAAGGTGCGCTTCGCGCTGCTGAAGGGGTGGCGCAACTACCTCTGCCTGATGCGGCTGGAGCAGGCGCGCCTGGGCGGCACCGCGCTGTTCGAGGCGGGCATGGCGGACGAGCTGGGACAGCTGGAGGCGTGGGCCGAGCGCACGAGCGACGGCTCGATCGCGGACCTGCCGACGCCGCCGCGCCCCGAGGTGTGGGACGAGGTCGCGGCGGAGCCCGACCTCTGCCAGCGCATGAAGTGCCCGCACTTCGACAACTGCTTCCTGTTCAAGGCGCGGCGCGAGGCGGCGCAGGCGGACGTCATCGTCGTCAACCACCACCTGCTCCTCTCCGACGTCGCGGTGCGGCGCGCGCAGCAGAACTGGGAGGACGCGGCGGTGCTGCCCGCGTACAAGCGCCTCGTCGTGGACGAGGGCCACCACCTCGAGGACGCGGCCGCCGCGCACCTCGGCACCTCGGTCACGCGGCGCGCGCTGCAGCGCCTCTTCTCGCGCCTCGACCGGCGCGGCAAGGGGCTGCTCGGCGCGCTCGTGTCGCGGCTCGCGGAGAAGACGGACCTGCTGAGCGTCGCGAGCCTGGACCTCGTGCAGTCGCGCCTCATCCCGGCGGCGCACGGCGCGCGGGACAAGGCGGACCTCGTGTTCGACCTGCTGCAGGCGTGGGTGGAGCAGCAGGGGCAGCCGGTGATCCGCTTCGGGCCCGACTTCGCGCGTGACCCCGTGTGGGAGGCGGGGCTCGGCGGCGCGCTCACCGACCTGCTCGCGGACATCGAGCTGCTGCACGAGAGCCTGCGCCTCGTGCGCGAGCGGCTCGAGACGGACGAGAAGCGCGCCGAGCAGCTCGCGCCGCTGCTGGGCGAGCTGCGCGCGGTGGCGCGCCGGCTCGCGGCCGCGGGCGACGGGCTGGGGCGCGCGCTGCAGCCCGACAAGGCGCGCGCCCGCAAGGACGGCGAGAAGGCGAGCCGCGAGCCCGAGGAGAGCGTGCGCTGGGTGGAGCTGCGCGGCAAGGAGAAGAACGTCGTCGTCACCGCGGTGCCGCTGGATCTCGCGCCGATCCTGCGCGAGGACCTGTTCAAGCGCGTGCGCACGGCGGTGATCACGAGCGCGACGCTGGCGACGCGCGCGCAGCGCCGCACGTCGCGGCACGCCGTCGGCGATCCGTCGGCGATGGACCCGGAGTCGTTCGCGTTCCTCGCCAGCCGGCTCGGCATCACCGGTCCGGAGTTCGAGCCGACGACCGCGGTGTATCCGTCGCCGTTCGACTACGCGCGGCAGGCGCTGCTCGTCGTGCCCACTGACGCGCCCGCGCCCAACGTCGACGGGCCCGCGCACTTCCTGCACGTCGTGCGGCACCTGCTCGACACCGCGGCGGCGAGCGACGGCGGGATGTTCGCGCTCTTCACCAGCCACCGCGACGTGCGACAGGCCGCGGCGGAGCTGCGGGCGCGCGGCGCGGATCGCCGCTGGCCGCTGCTGGTGCACGGCGAGGACACGCGCGACGCGCTGCTGCGGCGCTTCCGCGAGAGCGGGCGCGCGGTGCTCATCGGCACGGCGTCGTTCTGGGAGGGGGTGGACGTGCCGGGCGACGCGCTGCGCGCGCTCCTGCTCGCCAAGCTGCCGTTCCGCGTGCCGACCGATCCCGTGACGGCCGCGCAGTGCGAGTCGATCGAGGCGCGCGGCGGCGACAGCTTCCGCGACTACATGCTCCCGCACGCCGCGCTGCGGCTCAAGCAGGGGTTCGGGCGCCTGGTGCGCACCGCGCACGATCGCGGCGTGGTCGTGCTCGCCGATCCGCGCATCGTGACGAAGGGCTACGGCCGCGACCTGCTCGAAGGGCTGCCGCCTGCGCGCCGTCTGGCGGGCCCATGGGCGCGCCTCCGCGACGAAGTTGACGCATTCTACGCCGCCCGTCGCGCCGCAGCCACGGACGAGGCCGCGCGAGATCTGGCCGAAGTGTGA